agaGCTCTTTTTTCCACATTGCTTCCTGAGACAAATGGAGGTCGAAGTGGTAGGATGGCGTGAAAAGACATGAACTGATAACAGGGCACCGAGGTCAAAGTAAACCGGAGGTTCTGTCCCgtccacacacaaacatgtcagaaCACATAAAGAAAGCGTACCTACAGGGCCCAACACTGGTTTGTGTCTCTGCGCGTGCGCCTGCCCCAGTACACAACTGGGAAGGGCTCGCCACGGGCTGGCCCGGGCTCAGTTCTGCTGCAGGATCAGGCTCTCCAGCTCGTCTGCCGAGCGCAGCAGGAACGCAGCCGACTCTCGGTATCCCGCGATCAGCTGCCGCACCGCCGTGACCTCCGGGGGGCTTAGCTGGGCcgaggcgccgccgccgccgcctccgccTCCTTGACCGTGACTGTTTGTGCTGGACGAGTTTGGGCCGATGGACTTCATACTCAGGTCCGTGGGACCTGCCGGGAGAAGTTGAGGGTTAGCATGCTAGCGCCGTGAGGCTGACGCTGAGTTCGCCTCGGCTAAATGCTAAAGCAGCTCACCGTTGGTTTGTGCGGCACCGGTGTTCTGGGTGCCGGCAACTGTCGCGTACCCTCGCAGGGTGTAGTTGAGGCCTCCGttggtgtagagctggtcctgGGCAAACGCTGCCCCAGAGATGGAGAAGCCTGACGGGGCCACGGAGACGGGGTCCCTCAGGTTTGACTTGTCCACCGATGCCGATTCATCCTGGCCCGAAAAAACGGACTGATTTAGCGTCGCCGCTGACGACACCACTCCGAACTTGCACGGGTATTAGCGACATTTACCGTCGCCGGGTAGACGTCAAGGCGCATCCTCTTGGCAGCATTTCGGGATTCGTTGTCGCAGGCAGCGGCGAGGATGTTCTCGGCGATGGcggaggtgaggtgaggaggtgtCGGTCGGATCTGCTGGCGACACACCGTGAGACTCTCCCTTTCCAGGGTCCGAATGTCTTTCCAGGTTAGCATTCTTACCTCAAAGCCGCCTTTTTTCATGCGGCGGCAGGATTTGAGGTAGGTGCGGATGCGTTTGCGCGAGCGCTCCTGGAACTCTGGGAACTGGCGGCTGcaggactcgatgatggcctgGATCTTCTCCTTGGGCTGCTTGGATATCGGCACCATGCGGTCCAGATTCTCATCCACGAAGAGACGCACAAACATctagcggggggggggagcggggaTGTAGAGCAGAAAAATGGGAcaggggcgagagagagagagagagagagagatacggAGGGGGGTGAGTGACGGACGAAAACAAAAGAGGATGGGGGAGCATTAGAGGTggagtggaaggagagaggataaagcaggaggggggaggtgaTGGAAATGGAATCAGACCGGCTGTTTGTTTCTTCAATCAGCTGCAAAccgaatgattttttttaacagattcAGGTTAAAAACCAACAACAGGACGCCCAAATCCGACATTTGTTATAAACGTGTAACAAATATTCCAGTTTCCTTTTTACAATGTTTTAACAGTTTTCCGGAGCTCCAGAGGTTCAAAGAAACAAGCCCGAGCGCCGACTTACATTGAAGGCTTTCAGCCTCTCGGGGTCCATGCCCTCGGCGTCGTTGATCTTGTCGCTGTCATCGTGGTCGTCGtgatcgtcgtcgtcgtcgtcgatGATCTGCGCCCGGCCGGAGGACAAGTCCTCGGCGCTCATTCCCACGTCAGTTTTCACAGAGTCGTAGCTCCCTGAGCTGTACGGCGGCGACTGCAAAGGTCGGAAGGAGCCAAAGAAAATGACGATTGAGCGATATTGTCGAGTCCGTTACTCCAAAAGTTAAGAGGGTCTTACCTTGCTGGGATAGTCTGCTTTGACTGGGTACTTCCTGTTGGCGTCCGCGGTGTACGAGTTGGGGGGCGAGCTCCCCGCGGGCAGCAGTCGCTCGCTTAGATTGACCATCTGCTGGTCCTCTGAGGACGACGAGGGCGAGGTGGTGCTGAAATCCAGGGGAGCGCTCAGCCCATTTTCTGCCACCTCCATATAGGGGGCCCCACCATCTGGGGGGTTCCCAGCCGCAGCCAGGGCCTCCGGCGAGGTCAAGGCCGGGAGCCTGTTAGCGCCGCTGCTCTCCGACGAACTGTCATCTGTCCGGGATGACAACCAAGGCGGAGAGATGAGGCTCACGGACATTTGCTATCAGCTAGCTCACATGCGGTTGCGCAAGAGCCGAGCCACAGGGGGAGGGGCTTCCCTGCCCCACCTCGCAAAACAGTTTAAGACGGTATCGGGGTCAACTGTCAGGATGAATGAAAGTTAGGGGAGACGGGGAAGGGAGGGGATCTGAGGAGATGAAGAGTGGGGAGGGTGAGGATGGGCGGGAGCAAAAACTTCCTGGGTAAAAATAATGGGACTGGAGACATAAAAAGAGGGACCCCTCCCCCTTTAAAATACACGATCGATTATCCAAGAAATGAATCCATCCTTCTTTCTTAAGTCTTCCGTAATGATTTCTAATCTCTGTGGGATGGCATCGGCCTTTGTCCCACTTCCCAAAGCCCTGTACCCTGAGAGGAAAGGGGTGCAGGGAGGATTGGGGCTGCAGTGGTGTCCCACCCCCTGGAAGAGTGGATTTGTTTGGATTAGTCCACTAAGAAGGAGACAAGCTGTTTCCTGCATCGCTCCAAATCTGCCTCCCGCTACGCACAAGCTTACCTTAATATTCTGGGATGAACCAACAATACGGACAATATCGGTACCCGTGGGGGCACCTATTCAATGTGTGGGTCCTCTTACCTTCCTCTTCTTTAACGGCGGCCTTTGGGTTGCCGACTCCATTAGGCGGACTGGGATGAGGCACTGGGGGCTGCTCAGCCGTGACCCACGTGGGCTCGGCGTTGTTCATGTCCTCGCTGCTAACGGAGCTGTCATCCTGCGGCGCGTTTGGGGGTAGAGGAAAGAGATGTGTTAGCTAAAACAGCAGTCTTTAATCGAGCGTCTGCATGTTTGCTGCACTGGCAGTGAAATGACAAGGCTAATGACAAGGCTAATGTGCTAATGTTCAGTGTAGGGAGATTTGGTGCCATCTAGTGTTGGCACGGCAGATCACAGGGATTGAATATCCATCCTAAACCACCTACGGGGGTCAGTGAAGAGCAAATATGGACAGGTTACATTTGTCAGGCGTTACTCCCATAAGAACCATTTCTGGAAAAGCTTATGCATCATGTTACTGTGTCAGTCAAGGAAAAAATGGCACTTCAGATTGGTTCCAATTAATTCTAAGAACCACGCAGGAATCCTGAAGCCCCCGTGTTGACCAACACACTTATTTGCGCCCTGCTTCCAGCCTCAAACGTGGCCGTAAACACGGGGGTTAGCGGGTTAGGATTAGCAAAGGAGGGCGGAATAATCTTTCATTCCCCGGCTGAGCTTTTCCCTTCAAACTACAGAAACCATCTCGGGCTAAATGGTGTCAtccttctgccccccctccatgCCCGACGCCATGTATCAGCTGGCAGGAGCGAAGCTACCACAGCGTGATGGAATCAGAGCAGAAAACGCATCTCGTCATCTCATCATTCCCCCCGCAAGAGCACCGAAATGGGCCTAATCTCCCGGGAATATGCACGCGCCCCTCAGTAAGAGGTTTTGGAGGGGGGGCCAAAATGCTCAGTGACAGCTCCATTAGGTACCAAGTGAGCATTACAGAGGGAGAcaagggggggttgggggtatgtgggggggggttaattacAGTTTTCAAGTGCTGGGAAATGTCCACACTTTGGGGAAGTGACAAATTTGGGGAGGGATTCGAACCTGCAGCCACCCCAGCGTCCAGAAGTGTTTCACGGTAAACTTTAGTGTCCCGACATC
This genomic window from Takifugu rubripes chromosome 3, fTakRub1.2, whole genome shotgun sequence contains:
- the nol4la gene encoding nucleolar protein 4-like isoform X2, with the translated sequence MATKKACVDAPKRSRSPVVLEAEMFSEFQDWCLRTYGDSGKTKTVTRRKYNKIMQTLLQNDESDGVYIDNSHINAKFKFWVKSKGFQVGTNVLGEHNKKGAPGKPVLYVPVKSTCSDGNSAQENSSLKRVAVVEDFFDIIYAMHVEMGADPGRAPKHAGQKKTYKAIAETYAFLPREAVTRFLMSCGECQKRMHINPSTAEFKENDRPTSLVPDLIDYNMPLTATYLKQMKLQCRTSTERDDSSVSSEDMNNAEPTWVTAEQPPVPHPSPPNGVGNPKAAVKEEEDDSSSESSGANRLPALTSPEALAAAGNPPDGGAPYMEVAENGLSAPLDFSTTSPSSSSEDQQMVNLSERLLPAGSSPPNSYTADANRKYPVKADYPSKSPPYSSGSYDSVKTDVGMSAEDLSSGRAQIIDDDDDDHDDHDDSDKINDAEGMDPERLKAFNMFVRLFVDENLDRMVPISKQPKEKIQAIIESCSRQFPEFQERSRKRIRTYLKSCRRMKKGGFEIRPTPPHLTSAIAENILAAACDNESRNAAKRMRLDVYPATDESASVDKSNLRDPVSVAPSGFSISGAAFAQDQLYTNGGLNYTLRGYATVAGTQNTGAAQTNGPTDLSMKSIGPNSSSTNSHGQGGGGGGGGASAQLSPPEVTAVRQLIAGYRESAAFLLRSADELESLILQQN
- the nol4la gene encoding nucleolar protein 4-like isoform X1, translating into MATKKACVDAPKRSRSPVVLEAEMFSEFQDWCLRTYGDSGKTKTVTRRKYNKIMQTLLQNDESDGVYIDNSHINAKFKFWVKSKGFQVGTNVLGEHNKKGAPGKPVLYVPVKSTCSDGNSAQENSSLKRVAVVEDFFDIIYAMHVEMGADPGRAPKHAGQKKTYKAIAETYAFLPREAVTRFLMSCGECQKRMHINPSTAEFKENDRPTSLVPDLIDYNMPLTATYLKQMKLQCRTSTERDDSSVSSEDMNNAEPTWVTAEQPPVPHPSPPNGVGNPKAAVKEEEDDSSSESSGANRLPALTSPEALAAAGNPPDGGAPYMEVAENGLSAPLDFSTTSPSSSSEDQQMVNLSERLLPAGSSPPNSYTADANRKYPVKADYPSKSPPYSSGSYDSVKTDVGMSAEDLSSGRAQIIDDDDDDHDDHDDSDKINDAEGMDPERLKAFNMFVRLFVDENLDRMVPISKQPKEKIQAIIESCSRQFPEFQERSRKRIRTYLKSCRRMKKGGFEQIRPTPPHLTSAIAENILAAACDNESRNAAKRMRLDVYPATDESASVDKSNLRDPVSVAPSGFSISGAAFAQDQLYTNGGLNYTLRGYATVAGTQNTGAAQTNGPTDLSMKSIGPNSSSTNSHGQGGGGGGGGASAQLSPPEVTAVRQLIAGYRESAAFLLRSADELESLILQQN